The Nycticebus coucang isolate mNycCou1 chromosome 8, mNycCou1.pri, whole genome shotgun sequence genome has a window encoding:
- the SNRK gene encoding SNF-related serine/threonine-protein kinase isoform X2: MLVCGQPPFQEANDSETLTMIMDCKYTVPSHVSKECKDLITRMLQRDPKRRASLEEIENHAWLQGVDPSPATKYNIPLVSYKNLSEEEHNSIIQRMVLGDIADRDAIVEALETNRYNHITATYFLLAERILREKQEKEIQTRSASPSNIKAQFRQSWPTKIDVPQDLEDDLTATPLSHATVPQSPARAADNVLNGHRSKGICDSAKKDDLPELAGPALSTVPPASLKPTASGRKCLFRVEEDEEEDEEDKKPMSLSTQVVLRRKPSVTNRLTSRKSAPVLNQIFEEGESDDEFDMDENLPPKLSRLKMNIASPGTVHKRYHRRKSQGRGSSCSSSETSDDDSESRRRLDKDSGFTYSWHRRDSSEGPPGSEGDGGGQSKPSNSSGGTDKASPSENNAGGGSPSSGSGGNPTNTSGTTRRCAGPSNSMQLASRSAGELVESLKLMSLCLGSQLHGSTKYIIDPQNGLSFSSVKVQEKSTWKMCISSTGNAGQAPAVGSIRFFSDHMADTTTELERIKSKNLKNNVLQLPLCEKTISVNIQRNPKEGLLCASSQASCCHVI; encoded by the exons ATGTTGGTGTGTGGGCAGCCACCCTTTCAAGAGGCCAATGACAGTGAAACACTGACAATGATCATGGATTGCAAATACACAGTACCCTCCCATGTGTCTAAGGAGTGTAAAGA CCTAATCACACGGATGCTACAGAGAGATCCCAAGAGAAGGGCCTCCTTAGAAGAAATTGAAAACCATGCTTGGCTTCAGGGAGTGGACCCTTCACCAGCCACAAAGTATAACATTCCCCTTGTGTCATATAAAAATCTCTCAGAAGAGGAGCACAATAGCATCATCCAGCGAATGGTCCTTGGGGACATAGCTGATCGAGACGCCATTGTAGA AGCCCTGGAAACCAACAGGTATAACCACATTACAGCCACTTACTTCTTGCTTGCTGAAAGGATCCTgagagaaaagcaagaaaaagaaatacagaccAGATCTGCAAGCCCTAGCAATATCAAGGCCCAGTTTAG GCAGTCATGGCCAACCAAAATTGATGTACCCCAGGACCTTGAGGATGACCTCACAGCCACTCCTTTGTCTCACGCAACTGTTCCTCAGTCTCCTGCTCGGGCTGCTGACAATGTCCTTAACGGCCACAGGAGCAAAGGCATATGTGACTCGGCTAAGAAAGATGACCTTCCTGAATTGGCTGGACCAGCACTCTCTACGGTGCCACCTGCAAGCTTAAAACCCACGGCCAGTGGGCGAAAGTGTCTGTTCAGGGtggaagaagatgaagaggaagatgaagaagacaaGAAACCCATGTCCCTCTCAACTCAAGTGGTTTTGCGTCGGAAACCATCTGTGACCAACCGCCTGACATCTAGGAAGAGCGCTCCTGTCCTCAATCAGATCTTTGAGGAAGGGGAGTCTGATGATGAGTTCGACATGGATGAGAATCTGCCTCCCAAATTGAGCAGGTTAAAGATGAACATTGCCTCCCCAGGTACAGTTCACAAACGCTACCACCGGAGGAAAAGCCAGGGCCGGGGCTCCAGCTGCAGTAGTTCAGAGACCAGTGATGATGATTCTGAAAGCCGGAGGCGGCTCGATAAAGATAGTGGGTTCACCTACTCCTGGCACCGCCGGGACAGCAGTGAGGGCCCTCCTGGGAGTGAGGGGGATGGTGGGGGCCAGAGCAAGCCAAGCAACAGCAGCGGAGGGACAGACAAGGCCAGTCCCAGTGAGAACAATGCTGGTGGGGGCAGCCCCTCTAGCGGCTCGGGCGGCAACCCCACTAACACGTCGGGCACCACGCGCCGCTGTGCTGGCCCCAGCAACTCCATGCAGTTGGCCTCTCGCAGTGCTGGGGAGCTTGTTGAAAGCCTGAAACTCATGAGCCTCTGCCTCGGCTCCCAGCTTCATGGGAGCACTAAGTACATTATTGATCCACAGAACGGCTTGTCGTTTTCCAGTGTGAAAGTACAAGAGAAATCCACATGGAAAATGTGCATCAGTTCCACAGGGAACGCAGGGCAGGCCCCTGCAGTGGGCAGCATAAGGTTTTTCTCTGACCACATGGCAGATACCACCACTGAATTAGAACGGATAAAGAGCAAGAACCTGAAAAATAATGTGCTACAGCTACCTCTGTGTGAAAAGACCATCTCTGTGAACATCCAGCGGAACCCTAAGGAGGGGCTGCTGTGCGCCTCCAGCCAGGCCAGCTGCTGCCACGTCATCTGA